A region of the Dyadobacter sp. CECT 9275 genome:
GCAGATACCTCCCCATAACATAAAACTTTGATCTCTTCCGCAAGAAAATTGAGCTGGCTAAGGGCAAACAGGATAATATAGGCCAGCTCCGAAGGCTGAGAAAACCGGAACCGGTTACATAACACCAGTTGCTCGCTTTCGGTGATGATCAGAGTAAAAAAGTCTTTTTCAAAATAAACGGAGGCAATCCTGAGTTCTTGCTGTTCGGCATGGCTCACCAAGGCTCCTATTATGAGCGGACTTGTAATATGGTAAAATGTAATGTGAGAAGAACCAAAATGATTGATCATCCATTCATACCAAAGCACTGGAATACTGAAAACATTACTCGCATGTACAAGCGGCACTTCATGGTACAGCACTTTTTCATCGGCCGGAACGGCATTCCCCATAGCAAACGACAGATAGCTGCCGATCACCTTTTCGTCAAAAACTAGGGTAGGAATCAGGCTGAATGCATGAGAATTAATTGAAATTCGAACGTTCTTCCAGGAATTAGAAGACCATAACAGATGCCCTGTGAATATTTTTTTTAGCCTGTCAAAAACATCATCCTTGCTCAGCACGGTGTCAAAACCGTAATCTTCCAGCCACACGCATTCCATATTTTCATCACGAACAATACAGAACCGGATCCTTCGCTCGTCTACCTCCACACACAAAGTACAAAACGGGATCGCCTCCGTATCAAAGGAAGTGTCTCCCGCCAGCAGGCTGGGGATAATTTCGATTACCTGGTTTTCGGAGTGTGCCACGGAATATGCTCTGTTTTCTCTAATTTATTAACTTAAAATTTCAGTCGGCTATTGCCTTCCCGTCACACCATACAACTCGTATATATCAGCCACTGCATGCAATCTGGACATAACCTCATGGGCGGAACCTGCCGGAAGCGCATGTAGTTCGTCCAGCGACAGAAAAGCTACCTGATCA
Encoded here:
- a CDS encoding DUF3822 family protein, coding for MAHSENQVIEIIPSLLAGDTSFDTEAIPFCTLCVEVDERRIRFCIVRDENMECVWLEDYGFDTVLSKDDVFDRLKKIFTGHLLWSSNSWKNVRISINSHAFSLIPTLVFDEKVIGSYLSFAMGNAVPADEKVLYHEVPLVHASNVFSIPVLWYEWMINHFGSSHITFYHITSPLIIGALVSHAEQQELRIASVYFEKDFFTLIITESEQLVLCNRFRFSQPSELAYIILFALSQLNFLAEEIKVLCYGEVSAGADTFEELSRFFPNLLIGNGPTTLKYNKHCGDIPGHRYFGLFNTYLVSS